The following coding sequences are from one Coffea arabica cultivar ET-39 chromosome 11e, Coffea Arabica ET-39 HiFi, whole genome shotgun sequence window:
- the LOC113716499 gene encoding cytochrome P450 CYP749A22 isoform X2, protein MGINAVIMFCLFSTFLIYILWTFFRFLHKVWWIPCRIKRIMSSQGIRGPAYKFPYGNTEEITNMRNQSMSKPMEISHDIFQRIQPHVYLWTKIYDTEMIKEVLTNREDAYPKMDMEGIAKKLLGEALITNEGEKWAKVRKLANHTFHAESLKRMVPEMSASVEVMLENWKHHEGKEIDAFKEFGLLTTEVIARTAFGSSYREGKHIFEMVAKLTAIDVRNVYKVKFPGISMLMKSSDEIEAEKLERGIKTSILELVKKREKGRKGETEDYGIDYLGELMKLTRDTNINKRITLEQMIDEIKALFGAGHLTTTNLLGWCAFVLSVHGDWQEKARKEVFEIFGNKNPSSDGIARLKTMNMIINECLRLYPPVLTMTRKVGREVRLGNLRLPTNINIYLPILALHHNPEIWGKDVHLFKPERFAEGVAKATNNTAAAFFPFGLGPRTCVGLNFTTNEAKIALSMILQRYKLTLSPNYVHFPADIFILTPKYGVQVILQAIS, encoded by the exons ATGGGTATCAATGCGGTTATCATGTTCTGTCTCTTTAGTACTTTTCTAATCTACATCCTCTGGACTTTCTTTAGATTCCTTCATAAAGTATGGTGGATTCCTTGTCGAATTAAGAGGATCATGAGTTCACAGGGAATCAGAGGCCCTGCTTATAAGTTTCCCTATGGAAATACTGAAGAGATCACAAACATGAGAAATCAATCTATGAGCAAACCTATGGAGATATCTCATGATATCTTTCAAAGAATTCAGCCTCATGTTTACTTATGGACAAAAATCTATG ATACAGAGATGATCAAAGAAGTATTGACCAATAGAGAAGATGCTTACCCAAAAATGGATATGGAAGGCATTGCTAAGAAATTGTTAGGCGAGGCACTCATAACAAATGAGGGAGAAAAATGGGCAAAAGTGCGCAAACTGGCTAACCACACATTCCATGCGGAGAGCTTAAAA AGAATGGTTCCAGAGATGAGTGCGAGTGTTGAGGTGATGCTGGAAAATTGGAAACACCATGAAGGGAAAGAGATTGATGCATTCAAAGAATTTGGATTACTGACCACTGAAGTAATTGCCAGGACAGCTTTTGGGAGTAGTTACAGGGAAGGGAAGCACATATTTGAGATGGTGGCAAAGTTGACAGCAATAGATGTCAGGAATGTTTACAAAGTTAAATTTCCTGGCATCAG CATGTTAATGAAATCCAGTGATGAGATTGAAGCAGAGAAACTTGAACGAGGAATCAAAACCTCCATTCTAGAACTAgtcaagaaaagggaaaaaggaagaaaaggtgAAACTGAAGATTATGGGATCGACTACCTTggagaattaatgaaattgactCGTGACACTAACATAAACAAGAGGATCACACTGGAACAGATGATCGATGAGATTAAGGCATTGTTTGGTGCCGGACATCTTACAACCACCAACCTGCTTGGGTGGTGTGCTTTCGTCCTTTCAGTGCATGGTGATTGGCAAGAGAAAGCACGAAAAGAAGtctttgaaatatttggaaaTAAAAACCCAAGTTCTGATGGGATTGCAAGGCTAAAAACA ATGAACATGATCATTAACGAATGCCTCAGACTATATCCTCCAGTACTTACAATGACTAGAAAAGTTGGAAGGGAAGTTAGACTAGGAAACCTCAGACTTCCTACAAATATAAACATATACCTCCCAATTCTAGCACTACACCACAACCCTGAAATCTGGGGCAAAGATGTTCACCTCTTCAAGCCAGAAAGATTTGCAGAAGGGGTGGCTAAAGCAACCAACAACACCGCTGCAGCATTTTTCCCATTTGGTTTGGGTCCTCGAACTTGTGTGGGATTGAACTTCACCACCAATGAAGCAAAAATTGCATTGTCAATGATTCTGCAACGTTACAAGCTCACGTTGTCACCAAATTATGTCCACTTCCCTGCCGACATCTTTATTCTTACCCCAAAATACGGGGTTCAAGTGATCCTCCAGGCAATTAGTTAG
- the LOC113716526 gene encoding cytochrome P450 CYP749A22 isoform X1, which yields MVLVWKMLLGFASFLLAYFLLILVRFLKKVWLNPICIQSFMRSQGIKGPSYELLHGNTKEIINMRRYATSRAMEDMSHDIFPRILPDIYSWVNIYGATYLNWYGPQPQLVVTEPELVKEILNNKNGDYPKIDLEGYAKKLLGDGLSASKGEKWARMRKLANQVFHAESLKNTLPAMITSTEIMLERWKENEGKEVEVFEEFRLLTSEVISKTAFGSSYLEGKNIFEMLMKLTLIVSRNARNNRFPGISHLFKSSDEIESEKLEQGIKNCIERIIQKREQENCKENESSKGDFLEKLLEANEGSSKWISIDDMVDECKTVYFAGHETTTSLLTWSILLLAVHKEWQETAREEVIEIFGQMKPNADAIPRLKTINMILEECLRLYPPVPAIMRKVHKKVKLGRLTLPAHTELLISPLALHHEPKIWGEDVHHFKPERFAGGVIKATNNNPVAFLPFGFGPRTCVGLNFAMAEAKIALSMILQHYKFSLSPNYVHSPVQVFMVRPHHGVKIILSRV from the exons ATGGTATTGGTTTGGAAAATGCTTTTGGGCTTTGCTAGCTTTCTACTTGCATATTTCCTGCTCATCCTGGTTAGGTTCCTCAAAAAAGTATGGTTGAATCCCATATGCATACAGTCCTTTATGAGGTCTCAAGGAATCAAAGGTCCTTCTTACGAGCTCCTTCATGGCAATACCAAAGAAATCATCAACATGAGAAGATATGCTACAAGCAGGGCCATGGAGGATATGTCACACGACATATTTCCTAGAATCCTGCCTGATATATATTCATGGGTGAACATATATG GGGCAACTTACCTCAATTGGTATGGTCCTCAGCCTCAGCTGGTTGTCACTGAACCAGAGCTAGTCAAAGAgatattaaacaataaaaatggtGATTATCCAAAAATCGACCTTGAAGGCTATGCCAAAAAGCTTTTAGGAGATGGTCTTTCGGCatcaaaaggtgaaaagtgGGCAAGGATGAGGAAACTAGCCAATCAAGTTTTCCATGCAGAGAGCCTGAAA AATACGTTGCCTGCAATGATCACAAGTACTGAAATTATGTTGGAAAGGTGGAAGGAGAATGAAGGAAAAGAGGTTGAGGTGTTTGAAGAGTTCAGGTTATTAACATCAGAAGTTATTTCCAAGACAGCCTTTGGGAGCAGTTACTTGGAAGGAAAGAACATATTTGAGATGTTGATGAAACTGACCCTGATAGTCTCCAGAAATGCCCGTAACAATAGATTTCCTGGCATCAG CCACCTTTTCAAAAGCAGTGATGAAATAGAGTCAGAAAAACTTGAGCAAGGAATTAAAAACTGCATAGAACGTATTATACAGAAGAGGGAGCAGGAGAATTGTAAGGAAAACGAAAGCTCCAAAGGtgattttcttgagaaactcCTAGAGGCTAATGAAGGAAGTAGCAAATGGATTTCGATAGATGATATGGTTGATGAATGCAAGACTGTGTATTTTGCTGGACATGAAACAACAACTTCTTTGCTTACTTGGAGCATTCTTCTTCTAGCTGTTCATAAAGAGTGGCAAGAGACAGCAAGGGAAGAAGTGATTGAAATTTTTGGCCAAATGAAGCCCAATGCAGATGCTATCCCTAGACTGAAAACT ATTAACATGATCCTTGAAGAGTGCTTGAGACTTTATCCGCCAGTGCCTGCAATCATGAGAAAAGTTCACAAAAAAGTTAAGCTGGGGAGGCTAACGCTCCCGGCACATACTGAACTGTTGATTTCACCTCTTGCACTTCACCATGAACCTAAGATATGGGGAGAAGATGTTCACCATTTTAAGCCTGAAAGATTTGCAGGAGGTGTAATTAAGGCTACTAACAATAATCCAGTAGCATTTCTGCCGTTTGGCTTTGGACCACGAACTTGTGTAGGCTTGAATTTTGCAATGGCCGAAGCAAAGATTGCCCTTTCAATGATTCTGCAGCATTACAAGTTCAGTCTTTCGCCAAATTACGTTCACTCTCCAGTTCAAGTTTTCATGGTTCGACCACACCATGGAGTTAAGATCATTCTCAGTAGAGTTTGA
- the LOC113716465 gene encoding cytochrome P450 CYP749A22 isoform X2, whose product MKNWFSMAETLRIFVASILFCLLVALINFLHKVWWMPRRIQHVFFSQGIKGPPPRFLHGNTIEISEMRQNFMNRKVQLSHDIFRTLQPHIYLWTKIYGKNFLHWPGARAELVVSEPELIKELLYDNEQSFCRSDVDRHLKKILGKGILTSDGEKWLKLRKLSSQAFHAESLRHMIPAMIESVELMLGRWKNYEGMEIDASEEFRVLTAEVISRTACGSSYLEGQDIFQMLRKLVVLSSKNSYKTKLPIISVFKDRYDLEADKLEKRARDSVLEMVKKRQKEISSREDFLGLHLKAHSASDRNSKITVQEIIDQCKTFYSAGQTTASILLSWTILLLAIHTDWQEKAREEVFELFGQQPPNPEGISRLKTMSMIINESLRLYPPSVYIQRKAKKGAKLGKLILPTNTNVHVPILAIHHDPKLWGKDAHIFNPERFLSGVAAATKNNPAAFLPFSLGPRTCVGANFATLEAKISLSMILQRYTFTLSPNYVHSPVQILSLRPQHGVQVVIRPR is encoded by the exons ATGAAGAACTGGTTCTCCATGGCGGAAACCTTGAGAATTTTTGTTGCAAGTATTCTGTTTTGCTTGCTGGTAGCTTTGATTAATTTTCTTCACAAAGTATGGTGGATGCCAAGGCGGATTCAGCATGTATTTTTTTCACAAGGCATCAAAGGCCCTCCTCCCAGATTCCTTCATGGCAATACCATAGAAATCTCTGAGATGAGGCAGAATTTCATGAACAGAAAGGTGCAGTTATCACATGACATCTTCCGAACTCTCCAGCCACACATCTACTTGTGGACTAAAATATATG gaAAGAATTTTCTGCACTGGCCTGGTGCTAGAGCTGAATTGGTTGTATCAGAGCCAGAGCTTATAAAGGAACTGCTGTATGACAACGAACAGTCTTTCTGCAGATCAGATGTCGATAGACATTTGAAAAAGATACTAGGAAAAGGGATTTTGACATCTGATGGCGAAAAATGGTTGAAATTGCGGAAGCTGTCGAGTCAAGCCTTTCATGCTGAAAGCTTAAGA CATATGATTCCAGCAATGATTGAAAGCGTTGAGCTGATGCTTGGAAGATGGAAGAATTATGAGGGGATGGAGATAGATGCCAGTGAAGAATTCAGGGTGTTGACTGCTGAAGTTATCTCTAGGACAGCATGTGGGAGCAGCTATTTAGAAGGCCAAGATATCTTTCAGATGTTGAGGAAGTTGGTGGTCTTATCTAGCAAAAATTCCTACAAAACTAAGCTTCCAATCATCAG CGTCTTCAAAGATAGATATGATCTGGAAGCAGATAAACTAGAGAAAAGGGCTCGAGATTCTGTTTTAGAGATGGTGAAGAAAAGACAGAAAGAGATCAGCTCTAGAGAAGATTTTCTGGGATTACACTTAAAAGCTCATTCTGCTTCCGATAGGAACAGTAAAATTACAGTGCAAGAAATAATTGATCAATGCAAGACCTTTTACAGCGCTGGACAAACCACAGCATCTATATTGCTTTCATGGACCATTCTTCTTCTAGCAATTCACACCGATTGGCAAGAAAAAGCCCGGGAGGAGGTATTCGAATTGTTTGGTCAGCAACCTCCAAATCCAGAAGGGATTTCAAGATTGAAAACG ATGAGCATGATCATTAATGAGTCTTTAAGACTATATCCTCCCTCAGTTTACATACAAAGAAAAGCTAAGAAGGGAGCAAAATTAGGGAAGCTCATTCTGCCTACAAATACAAATGTACATGTTCCAATCCTAGCAATTCATCATGACCCCAAACTATGGGGCAAAGACGCACATATTTTCAATCCAGAAAGATTCTTGAGTGGGGTTGCTGCAGCAACCAAGAACAATCCAGCAGCATTTCTGCCGTTTAGTCTGGGACCTCGAACTTGTGTTGGAGCAAATTTTGCAACTCTTGAAGCCAAGATCTCACTGTCAATGATTTTGCAACGCTACACCTTTACACTCTCCCCAAACTATGTTCACTCACCAGTACAAATCTTATCCCTTCGACCCCAGCATGGAGTTCAAGTAGTGATTCGTCCTCGGTAA
- the LOC113716465 gene encoding cytochrome P450 CYP749A22 isoform X1, which translates to MKNWFSMAETLRIFVASILFCLLVALINFLHKVWWMPRRIQHVFFSQGIKGPPPRFLHGNTIEISEMRQNFMNRKVQLSHDIFRTLQPHIYLWTKIYGKNFLHWPGARAELVVSEPELIKELLYDNEQSFCRSDVDRHLKKILGKGILTSDGEKWLKLRKLSSQAFHAESLRHMIPAMIESVELMLGRWKNYEGMEIDASEEFRVLTAEVISRTACGSSYLEGQDIFQMLRKLVVLSSKNSYKTKLPIISSVFKDRYDLEADKLEKRARDSVLEMVKKRQKEISSREDFLGLHLKAHSASDRNSKITVQEIIDQCKTFYSAGQTTASILLSWTILLLAIHTDWQEKAREEVFELFGQQPPNPEGISRLKTMSMIINESLRLYPPSVYIQRKAKKGAKLGKLILPTNTNVHVPILAIHHDPKLWGKDAHIFNPERFLSGVAAATKNNPAAFLPFSLGPRTCVGANFATLEAKISLSMILQRYTFTLSPNYVHSPVQILSLRPQHGVQVVIRPR; encoded by the exons ATGAAGAACTGGTTCTCCATGGCGGAAACCTTGAGAATTTTTGTTGCAAGTATTCTGTTTTGCTTGCTGGTAGCTTTGATTAATTTTCTTCACAAAGTATGGTGGATGCCAAGGCGGATTCAGCATGTATTTTTTTCACAAGGCATCAAAGGCCCTCCTCCCAGATTCCTTCATGGCAATACCATAGAAATCTCTGAGATGAGGCAGAATTTCATGAACAGAAAGGTGCAGTTATCACATGACATCTTCCGAACTCTCCAGCCACACATCTACTTGTGGACTAAAATATATG gaAAGAATTTTCTGCACTGGCCTGGTGCTAGAGCTGAATTGGTTGTATCAGAGCCAGAGCTTATAAAGGAACTGCTGTATGACAACGAACAGTCTTTCTGCAGATCAGATGTCGATAGACATTTGAAAAAGATACTAGGAAAAGGGATTTTGACATCTGATGGCGAAAAATGGTTGAAATTGCGGAAGCTGTCGAGTCAAGCCTTTCATGCTGAAAGCTTAAGA CATATGATTCCAGCAATGATTGAAAGCGTTGAGCTGATGCTTGGAAGATGGAAGAATTATGAGGGGATGGAGATAGATGCCAGTGAAGAATTCAGGGTGTTGACTGCTGAAGTTATCTCTAGGACAGCATGTGGGAGCAGCTATTTAGAAGGCCAAGATATCTTTCAGATGTTGAGGAAGTTGGTGGTCTTATCTAGCAAAAATTCCTACAAAACTAAGCTTCCAATCATCAG TAGCGTCTTCAAAGATAGATATGATCTGGAAGCAGATAAACTAGAGAAAAGGGCTCGAGATTCTGTTTTAGAGATGGTGAAGAAAAGACAGAAAGAGATCAGCTCTAGAGAAGATTTTCTGGGATTACACTTAAAAGCTCATTCTGCTTCCGATAGGAACAGTAAAATTACAGTGCAAGAAATAATTGATCAATGCAAGACCTTTTACAGCGCTGGACAAACCACAGCATCTATATTGCTTTCATGGACCATTCTTCTTCTAGCAATTCACACCGATTGGCAAGAAAAAGCCCGGGAGGAGGTATTCGAATTGTTTGGTCAGCAACCTCCAAATCCAGAAGGGATTTCAAGATTGAAAACG ATGAGCATGATCATTAATGAGTCTTTAAGACTATATCCTCCCTCAGTTTACATACAAAGAAAAGCTAAGAAGGGAGCAAAATTAGGGAAGCTCATTCTGCCTACAAATACAAATGTACATGTTCCAATCCTAGCAATTCATCATGACCCCAAACTATGGGGCAAAGACGCACATATTTTCAATCCAGAAAGATTCTTGAGTGGGGTTGCTGCAGCAACCAAGAACAATCCAGCAGCATTTCTGCCGTTTAGTCTGGGACCTCGAACTTGTGTTGGAGCAAATTTTGCAACTCTTGAAGCCAAGATCTCACTGTCAATGATTTTGCAACGCTACACCTTTACACTCTCCCCAAACTATGTTCACTCACCAGTACAAATCTTATCCCTTCGACCCCAGCATGGAGTTCAAGTAGTGATTCGTCCTCGGTAA
- the LOC113716499 gene encoding cytochrome P450 CYP749A22 isoform X1: protein MGINAVIMFCLFSTFLIYILWTFFRFLHKVWWIPCRIKRIMSSQGIRGPAYKFPYGNTEEITNMRNQSMSKPMEISHDIFQRIQPHVYLWTKIYGKNYISWHGSQAQLFVTDTEMIKEVLTNREDAYPKMDMEGIAKKLLGEALITNEGEKWAKVRKLANHTFHAESLKRMVPEMSASVEVMLENWKHHEGKEIDAFKEFGLLTTEVIARTAFGSSYREGKHIFEMVAKLTAIDVRNVYKVKFPGISMLMKSSDEIEAEKLERGIKTSILELVKKREKGRKGETEDYGIDYLGELMKLTRDTNINKRITLEQMIDEIKALFGAGHLTTTNLLGWCAFVLSVHGDWQEKARKEVFEIFGNKNPSSDGIARLKTMNMIINECLRLYPPVLTMTRKVGREVRLGNLRLPTNINIYLPILALHHNPEIWGKDVHLFKPERFAEGVAKATNNTAAAFFPFGLGPRTCVGLNFTTNEAKIALSMILQRYKLTLSPNYVHFPADIFILTPKYGVQVILQAIS from the exons ATGGGTATCAATGCGGTTATCATGTTCTGTCTCTTTAGTACTTTTCTAATCTACATCCTCTGGACTTTCTTTAGATTCCTTCATAAAGTATGGTGGATTCCTTGTCGAATTAAGAGGATCATGAGTTCACAGGGAATCAGAGGCCCTGCTTATAAGTTTCCCTATGGAAATACTGAAGAGATCACAAACATGAGAAATCAATCTATGAGCAAACCTATGGAGATATCTCATGATATCTTTCAAAGAATTCAGCCTCATGTTTACTTATGGACAAAAATCTATG GCAAGAACTATATCAGTTGGCATGGCTCACAAGCCCAACTATTTGTAACAGATACAGAGATGATCAAAGAAGTATTGACCAATAGAGAAGATGCTTACCCAAAAATGGATATGGAAGGCATTGCTAAGAAATTGTTAGGCGAGGCACTCATAACAAATGAGGGAGAAAAATGGGCAAAAGTGCGCAAACTGGCTAACCACACATTCCATGCGGAGAGCTTAAAA AGAATGGTTCCAGAGATGAGTGCGAGTGTTGAGGTGATGCTGGAAAATTGGAAACACCATGAAGGGAAAGAGATTGATGCATTCAAAGAATTTGGATTACTGACCACTGAAGTAATTGCCAGGACAGCTTTTGGGAGTAGTTACAGGGAAGGGAAGCACATATTTGAGATGGTGGCAAAGTTGACAGCAATAGATGTCAGGAATGTTTACAAAGTTAAATTTCCTGGCATCAG CATGTTAATGAAATCCAGTGATGAGATTGAAGCAGAGAAACTTGAACGAGGAATCAAAACCTCCATTCTAGAACTAgtcaagaaaagggaaaaaggaagaaaaggtgAAACTGAAGATTATGGGATCGACTACCTTggagaattaatgaaattgactCGTGACACTAACATAAACAAGAGGATCACACTGGAACAGATGATCGATGAGATTAAGGCATTGTTTGGTGCCGGACATCTTACAACCACCAACCTGCTTGGGTGGTGTGCTTTCGTCCTTTCAGTGCATGGTGATTGGCAAGAGAAAGCACGAAAAGAAGtctttgaaatatttggaaaTAAAAACCCAAGTTCTGATGGGATTGCAAGGCTAAAAACA ATGAACATGATCATTAACGAATGCCTCAGACTATATCCTCCAGTACTTACAATGACTAGAAAAGTTGGAAGGGAAGTTAGACTAGGAAACCTCAGACTTCCTACAAATATAAACATATACCTCCCAATTCTAGCACTACACCACAACCCTGAAATCTGGGGCAAAGATGTTCACCTCTTCAAGCCAGAAAGATTTGCAGAAGGGGTGGCTAAAGCAACCAACAACACCGCTGCAGCATTTTTCCCATTTGGTTTGGGTCCTCGAACTTGTGTGGGATTGAACTTCACCACCAATGAAGCAAAAATTGCATTGTCAATGATTCTGCAACGTTACAAGCTCACGTTGTCACCAAATTATGTCCACTTCCCTGCCGACATCTTTATTCTTACCCCAAAATACGGGGTTCAAGTGATCCTCCAGGCAATTAGTTAG
- the LOC113716499 gene encoding cytochrome P450 CYP749A22 isoform X3 translates to MSSQGIRGPAYKFPYGNTEEITNMRNQSMSKPMEISHDIFQRIQPHVYLWTKIYGKNYISWHGSQAQLFVTDTEMIKEVLTNREDAYPKMDMEGIAKKLLGEALITNEGEKWAKVRKLANHTFHAESLKRMVPEMSASVEVMLENWKHHEGKEIDAFKEFGLLTTEVIARTAFGSSYREGKHIFEMVAKLTAIDVRNVYKVKFPGISMLMKSSDEIEAEKLERGIKTSILELVKKREKGRKGETEDYGIDYLGELMKLTRDTNINKRITLEQMIDEIKALFGAGHLTTTNLLGWCAFVLSVHGDWQEKARKEVFEIFGNKNPSSDGIARLKTMNMIINECLRLYPPVLTMTRKVGREVRLGNLRLPTNINIYLPILALHHNPEIWGKDVHLFKPERFAEGVAKATNNTAAAFFPFGLGPRTCVGLNFTTNEAKIALSMILQRYKLTLSPNYVHFPADIFILTPKYGVQVILQAIS, encoded by the exons ATGAGTTCACAGGGAATCAGAGGCCCTGCTTATAAGTTTCCCTATGGAAATACTGAAGAGATCACAAACATGAGAAATCAATCTATGAGCAAACCTATGGAGATATCTCATGATATCTTTCAAAGAATTCAGCCTCATGTTTACTTATGGACAAAAATCTATG GCAAGAACTATATCAGTTGGCATGGCTCACAAGCCCAACTATTTGTAACAGATACAGAGATGATCAAAGAAGTATTGACCAATAGAGAAGATGCTTACCCAAAAATGGATATGGAAGGCATTGCTAAGAAATTGTTAGGCGAGGCACTCATAACAAATGAGGGAGAAAAATGGGCAAAAGTGCGCAAACTGGCTAACCACACATTCCATGCGGAGAGCTTAAAA AGAATGGTTCCAGAGATGAGTGCGAGTGTTGAGGTGATGCTGGAAAATTGGAAACACCATGAAGGGAAAGAGATTGATGCATTCAAAGAATTTGGATTACTGACCACTGAAGTAATTGCCAGGACAGCTTTTGGGAGTAGTTACAGGGAAGGGAAGCACATATTTGAGATGGTGGCAAAGTTGACAGCAATAGATGTCAGGAATGTTTACAAAGTTAAATTTCCTGGCATCAG CATGTTAATGAAATCCAGTGATGAGATTGAAGCAGAGAAACTTGAACGAGGAATCAAAACCTCCATTCTAGAACTAgtcaagaaaagggaaaaaggaagaaaaggtgAAACTGAAGATTATGGGATCGACTACCTTggagaattaatgaaattgactCGTGACACTAACATAAACAAGAGGATCACACTGGAACAGATGATCGATGAGATTAAGGCATTGTTTGGTGCCGGACATCTTACAACCACCAACCTGCTTGGGTGGTGTGCTTTCGTCCTTTCAGTGCATGGTGATTGGCAAGAGAAAGCACGAAAAGAAGtctttgaaatatttggaaaTAAAAACCCAAGTTCTGATGGGATTGCAAGGCTAAAAACA ATGAACATGATCATTAACGAATGCCTCAGACTATATCCTCCAGTACTTACAATGACTAGAAAAGTTGGAAGGGAAGTTAGACTAGGAAACCTCAGACTTCCTACAAATATAAACATATACCTCCCAATTCTAGCACTACACCACAACCCTGAAATCTGGGGCAAAGATGTTCACCTCTTCAAGCCAGAAAGATTTGCAGAAGGGGTGGCTAAAGCAACCAACAACACCGCTGCAGCATTTTTCCCATTTGGTTTGGGTCCTCGAACTTGTGTGGGATTGAACTTCACCACCAATGAAGCAAAAATTGCATTGTCAATGATTCTGCAACGTTACAAGCTCACGTTGTCACCAAATTATGTCCACTTCCCTGCCGACATCTTTATTCTTACCCCAAAATACGGGGTTCAAGTGATCCTCCAGGCAATTAGTTAG
- the LOC113716526 gene encoding cytochrome P450 CYP749A22 isoform X2, producing MVLVWKMLLGFASFLLAYFLLILVRFLKKVWLNPICIQSFMRSQGIKGPSYELLHGNTKEIINMRRYATSRAMEDMSHDIFPRILPDIYSWVNIYGATYLNWYGPQPQLVVTEPELVKEILNNKNGDYPKIDLEGYAKKLLGDGLSASKGEKWARMRKLANQVFHAESLKNTLPAMITSTEIMLERWKENEGKEVEVFEEFRLLTSEVISKTAFGSSYLEGKNIFEMLMKLTLIVSRNARNNRFPGISHLFKSSDEIESEKLEQGIKNCIERIIQKREQENCKENESSKAVHKEWQETAREEVIEIFGQMKPNADAIPRLKTINMILEECLRLYPPVPAIMRKVHKKVKLGRLTLPAHTELLISPLALHHEPKIWGEDVHHFKPERFAGGVIKATNNNPVAFLPFGFGPRTCVGLNFAMAEAKIALSMILQHYKFSLSPNYVHSPVQVFMVRPHHGVKIILSRV from the exons ATGGTATTGGTTTGGAAAATGCTTTTGGGCTTTGCTAGCTTTCTACTTGCATATTTCCTGCTCATCCTGGTTAGGTTCCTCAAAAAAGTATGGTTGAATCCCATATGCATACAGTCCTTTATGAGGTCTCAAGGAATCAAAGGTCCTTCTTACGAGCTCCTTCATGGCAATACCAAAGAAATCATCAACATGAGAAGATATGCTACAAGCAGGGCCATGGAGGATATGTCACACGACATATTTCCTAGAATCCTGCCTGATATATATTCATGGGTGAACATATATG GGGCAACTTACCTCAATTGGTATGGTCCTCAGCCTCAGCTGGTTGTCACTGAACCAGAGCTAGTCAAAGAgatattaaacaataaaaatggtGATTATCCAAAAATCGACCTTGAAGGCTATGCCAAAAAGCTTTTAGGAGATGGTCTTTCGGCatcaaaaggtgaaaagtgGGCAAGGATGAGGAAACTAGCCAATCAAGTTTTCCATGCAGAGAGCCTGAAA AATACGTTGCCTGCAATGATCACAAGTACTGAAATTATGTTGGAAAGGTGGAAGGAGAATGAAGGAAAAGAGGTTGAGGTGTTTGAAGAGTTCAGGTTATTAACATCAGAAGTTATTTCCAAGACAGCCTTTGGGAGCAGTTACTTGGAAGGAAAGAACATATTTGAGATGTTGATGAAACTGACCCTGATAGTCTCCAGAAATGCCCGTAACAATAGATTTCCTGGCATCAG CCACCTTTTCAAAAGCAGTGATGAAATAGAGTCAGAAAAACTTGAGCAAGGAATTAAAAACTGCATAGAACGTATTATACAGAAGAGGGAGCAGGAGAATTGTAAGGAAAACGAAAGCTCCAAAG CTGTTCATAAAGAGTGGCAAGAGACAGCAAGGGAAGAAGTGATTGAAATTTTTGGCCAAATGAAGCCCAATGCAGATGCTATCCCTAGACTGAAAACT ATTAACATGATCCTTGAAGAGTGCTTGAGACTTTATCCGCCAGTGCCTGCAATCATGAGAAAAGTTCACAAAAAAGTTAAGCTGGGGAGGCTAACGCTCCCGGCACATACTGAACTGTTGATTTCACCTCTTGCACTTCACCATGAACCTAAGATATGGGGAGAAGATGTTCACCATTTTAAGCCTGAAAGATTTGCAGGAGGTGTAATTAAGGCTACTAACAATAATCCAGTAGCATTTCTGCCGTTTGGCTTTGGACCACGAACTTGTGTAGGCTTGAATTTTGCAATGGCCGAAGCAAAGATTGCCCTTTCAATGATTCTGCAGCATTACAAGTTCAGTCTTTCGCCAAATTACGTTCACTCTCCAGTTCAAGTTTTCATGGTTCGACCACACCATGGAGTTAAGATCATTCTCAGTAGAGTTTGA